A region from the Arachis ipaensis cultivar K30076 chromosome B01, Araip1.1, whole genome shotgun sequence genome encodes:
- the LOC107646667 gene encoding uncharacterized protein LOC107646667 produces the protein MLEEEKEWNTYLINQIFLPFEAQLHIPIPRFDQVDCFYWKKARDGEFRVKLAYHKLRVQTRSQSEISKREQSEEQTWKDVWRIRTPPRAVNFLWRLLHKSLLKKKNLNKRGINFSPLCPRCWEDTESKEHISRECWFARKFWFVSPFILRSETGIEIFPDVKEWVKEMMENIQSEKRGLFCTLLQQLWRAKNSLVFEEKSAPTEEEVQKSCMCFDEFWKAQMIEKIKRPIEKPQISVNQKWKCPPTNIMKINVDAVVPHDINGGVGVVIRDEMGIIMALATKEIPYLLEAHEAEAYAAFWD, from the coding sequence ATgctagaagaagaaaaggagtgGAACACATATCTAATCAACCAGATCTTTCTACCCTTTGAGGCCCAGCTACACATTCCTATTCCTAGATTTGATCAAGTGGACTGCTTCTATTGGAAAAAAGCTAGAGATGGTGAATTCAGAGTAAAATTAGCCTACCATAAACTAAGAGTCCAAACCAGATCACAATCAGAGATTTCTAAAAGAGAACAAAGTGAAGAACAAACCTGGAAAGATGTTTGGAGAATAAGGACACCACCCAGAGCTGTGAATTTCCTCTGGAGACTTCTCCACAAGTCTCTCCTTAAAAAAAAGAACTTGAATAAGAGGGGGATAAATTTCTCTCCTTTGTGTCCGAGATGCTGGGAAGATACTGAATCTAAAGAACACATATCCAGGGAATGTTGGTTTGCTAGAAAATTCTGGTTTGTATCTCCATTCATCCTGAGATCAGAAACAGGAATAGAAATATTTCCAGATGTAAAAGAATGGGTCAAAGAAATGATGGAAAATATTCAGAGTGAAAAGAGGGGTCTGTTTTGTACCTTGTTACAGCAACTGTGGAGAGCGAAAAATTCCCTCGTCTTTGAGGAAAAATCGGCACCGACCGAGGAAGAAGTACAAAAATCTTGCATGTGCTTTGATGAATTTTGGAAAGCTCAGATGATAGAAAAAATAAAACGCCCAATAGAGAAGCCCCAAATCTCAGTGAACCAAAAGTGGAAATGCCCACCAACCAACATAATGAAGATTAATGTAGATGCAGTGGTCCCACACGACATTAATGGAGGAGTTGGTGTTGTAATTAGGGATGAGATGGGAATCATAATGGCATTAGCAACCAAGGAAATACCTTATCTGCTTGAAGCACATGAAGCGGAAGCATATGCAGCATTTTGGGATTGA